One Sphaerisporangium krabiense DNA segment encodes these proteins:
- a CDS encoding arylsulfatase, producing the protein MSVPGHVGRTVADSTPWWPTPVRPPRGAPNIVVVLLDDMGFADIGPFGSEIETPALDGLAARGLRFTNYHTTPLCSPSRASLLTGLNHHRAGYAFVANADPGFPGYTFEIADDVPTLPEILRGAGYATFAVGKWHLTKDATMNDGAPRSSWPTQKGFDRFYGFLEGLTSLHHPHRLVRDNSVVEVDAYPEGYYLTDDLTDQAISMIKSLRAHDARKPYFLYLAHSAVHGPLMAKPSDIAKYRGKYTKGWDALREERFARQVAAGLFPEGTALPPRNSEQFLDVTAWDALPEDERLLFARYQEVYAAMVDSVDQNLGRLLAVIEQYGELDDTIVVFTSDNGGSGEGGVRGTRSYFKQFVHNVDLPGDWGPDVPRDLELIGGPQTMVHYPRGWGMASNTPFRLYKGSTHAGGVRVPFLLSWPSRTATAGVRDRYQYVTDLLPTLLDLAGVVRPETVRGVPATALDGASFADALDDPAAPSTHPEQYAEMTGNRAFYRDGWKLVTLHRHGRPHEEDPWELYDLRTDPTETHDLASERPELVAELAQAWERAALENKVFPLDDGTGYLWTARPPAERSFHEPVTLLAGTPTLERYRASQLITFRDFRVDVRLTQGPGDQGVLVAHGDQGGGYALYVEDGHLHLAYNEYGELTTLAGQALPPGAHTVSLVAAALPGYRWDLALELDGAPAGRLGAVRMLLGLAPVEGIDVGIDRRSPVSWPLYERHGPFPYGGDLISVTYTPGAPAGYDPREVLAALRAAAESYD; encoded by the coding sequence GTGAGCGTTCCCGGACATGTCGGCCGTACGGTCGCCGACTCCACCCCGTGGTGGCCCACGCCGGTCCGGCCGCCGCGGGGCGCGCCGAACATCGTGGTCGTGCTCCTGGACGACATGGGCTTCGCCGACATCGGGCCGTTCGGCTCGGAGATCGAGACGCCTGCGCTGGACGGCCTGGCGGCGCGCGGCCTGCGGTTCACCAACTACCACACGACGCCGCTGTGCTCGCCGTCCCGCGCGTCCCTGCTGACCGGCCTGAACCACCACCGGGCCGGGTACGCCTTCGTCGCCAACGCCGACCCCGGGTTCCCCGGCTACACCTTCGAGATCGCCGACGACGTGCCCACGCTGCCGGAGATCCTGCGCGGCGCGGGCTACGCCACCTTCGCGGTGGGCAAGTGGCATCTGACCAAGGACGCGACGATGAACGACGGCGCGCCCCGGTCGTCGTGGCCCACGCAGAAGGGTTTCGACCGGTTCTACGGCTTTCTGGAGGGCCTGACCAGCCTGCACCATCCGCACCGCCTCGTCCGGGACAACTCGGTCGTCGAGGTGGACGCCTATCCCGAGGGCTACTACCTGACGGACGACCTGACCGACCAGGCCATCTCGATGATCAAGTCCTTGCGCGCGCACGACGCGCGCAAGCCGTACTTCCTCTACCTGGCCCACTCCGCGGTCCATGGGCCACTGATGGCCAAGCCCTCCGATATCGCCAAATATCGCGGCAAGTACACCAAGGGGTGGGACGCCCTGCGCGAGGAGCGCTTCGCCCGCCAGGTCGCGGCCGGGCTGTTCCCCGAGGGGACCGCGCTACCCCCGCGCAACTCCGAGCAGTTCCTCGACGTCACCGCCTGGGACGCGCTGCCGGAGGACGAGCGGCTGCTGTTCGCCCGCTACCAGGAGGTCTACGCCGCCATGGTGGACAGCGTGGACCAGAACCTGGGCCGCCTGCTCGCCGTGATCGAGCAGTACGGCGAGCTCGACGACACCATCGTCGTCTTCACCTCCGACAACGGCGGCAGCGGAGAGGGCGGCGTACGCGGCACCCGGTCCTACTTCAAGCAGTTCGTGCACAACGTGGACCTGCCCGGCGACTGGGGCCCCGACGTGCCGCGCGACCTGGAGCTGATCGGCGGGCCCCAGACGATGGTCCACTACCCCCGCGGCTGGGGCATGGCCTCCAACACCCCGTTCCGGCTCTACAAGGGCAGCACCCACGCCGGCGGCGTGCGCGTGCCGTTCCTGCTGTCCTGGCCGTCGCGGACGGCCACGGCCGGGGTGCGGGACCGCTACCAGTACGTGACCGACCTGCTGCCGACGCTGCTGGACCTGGCCGGGGTCGTCCGCCCCGAGACCGTGCGGGGCGTGCCCGCCACCGCGCTGGACGGCGCCTCGTTCGCCGACGCGCTGGACGACCCCGCCGCGCCGAGCACGCACCCGGAGCAGTACGCGGAGATGACCGGGAACCGCGCCTTCTACCGCGACGGCTGGAAGCTGGTCACCCTGCACCGCCACGGCCGCCCGCACGAGGAGGACCCGTGGGAGCTGTACGACCTGCGCACCGACCCGACCGAGACCCACGACCTCGCCTCCGAGCGGCCCGAGCTGGTCGCCGAGCTGGCGCAGGCGTGGGAGCGGGCCGCGCTGGAGAACAAGGTGTTCCCGCTCGACGACGGCACCGGCTACCTGTGGACGGCCCGGCCGCCCGCGGAGCGCTCCTTCCACGAGCCGGTCACGCTGCTGGCCGGCACCCCGACCCTGGAGCGCTACCGCGCCTCCCAGCTCATCACCTTCCGCGACTTCCGGGTGGACGTGCGGCTCACCCAGGGCCCGGGTGACCAGGGCGTGCTCGTCGCGCACGGCGACCAGGGCGGCGGCTACGCGCTCTACGTCGAGGACGGCCACCTGCACCTGGCCTACAACGAGTACGGCGAGCTGACCACGCTGGCCGGCCAGGCCCTGCCGCCCGGCGCGCACACGGTGTCGCTGGTCGCCGCCGCGCTGCCCGGATACCGCTGGGACCTGGCCCTGGAGCTGGACGGCGCCCCGGCCGGGCGGCTCGGCGCGGTGCGGATGCTCCTCGGGCTGGCGCCCGTGGAGGGCATCGACGTCGGGATCGACCGCCGTTCCCCGGTCTCCTGGCCGCTGTACGAGCGCCACGGGCCCTTCCCCTACGGCGGCGACCTCATCTCGGTGACCTACACGCCGGGCGCGCCGGCCGGGTACGACCCCAGAGAGGTGCTGGCCGCCCTGCGCGCCGCGGCCGAGTCCTACGACTGA
- a CDS encoding TauD/TfdA dioxygenase family protein, whose protein sequence is MSSRSSVDITPVAGRIGAEISGVRLGGDLEPEVVAEVRAALLRYKVVFLRGQDHLDEGGQVAFARLLGEPTTAHPTVPSLDQNPHILDLDYSHGQKVDRWHTDVTFVDRPPLASVLRAVVVPPAGGDTLWANTVAAYEHLPVELRDLVDRLRAIHTNQFDYARVATSDNPDVARKYAEVFSAVAFETEHPVVRVHPETGERSILLGDFAKRVVGLSAETSAAIIRLIQDHVTQVENTVRWHWAPGDVAIWDNRATQHRVVHDFGDLPRRLHRVTIAGDVPVGVDSRPSTVLTGDASSYSRLAA, encoded by the coding sequence ATGTCATCTAGGTCATCTGTCGACATCACGCCCGTCGCCGGCCGGATAGGCGCCGAGATCTCCGGTGTCCGTCTCGGTGGCGATCTGGAGCCGGAGGTCGTCGCGGAGGTTCGCGCGGCGCTGCTCCGGTACAAGGTCGTCTTTCTGCGCGGCCAGGACCATCTGGACGAAGGCGGGCAGGTCGCCTTCGCGCGGCTGCTCGGGGAGCCGACCACCGCGCACCCGACCGTTCCCTCCCTCGACCAGAACCCCCACATCCTCGACCTGGACTACAGCCACGGGCAGAAGGTCGACCGCTGGCACACCGACGTGACCTTCGTGGACCGGCCGCCGCTGGCCTCGGTGCTGCGGGCCGTCGTGGTGCCGCCCGCGGGCGGGGACACGCTGTGGGCCAACACGGTGGCCGCCTACGAGCACCTGCCGGTCGAGCTGCGCGACCTCGTCGACCGGCTGCGCGCGATCCACACCAACCAGTTCGACTACGCGCGCGTCGCCACGTCCGACAACCCGGACGTGGCGCGGAAGTACGCGGAGGTGTTCTCCGCCGTCGCCTTCGAGACCGAGCACCCCGTGGTGCGGGTGCACCCGGAGACCGGGGAGCGCTCGATCCTGCTCGGCGACTTCGCCAAGCGGGTGGTGGGCCTGTCGGCCGAGACGTCGGCGGCGATCATCCGGCTCATCCAGGACCACGTCACCCAGGTCGAGAACACGGTGCGCTGGCACTGGGCCCCGGGCGACGTGGCGATCTGGGACAACCGCGCCACCCAGCACCGGGTGGTGCACGACTTCGGCGACTTGCCTCGCCGCCTGCACCGGGTGACGATCGCGGGGGACGTCCCCGTCGGGGTGGACAGCCGGCCGAGCACCGTTCTGACCGGCGACGCCTCGTCCTACTCGCGCCTCGCCGCCTGA